The Sphaerospermopsis torques-reginae ITEP-024 genome has a window encoding:
- a CDS encoding condensation domain-containing protein encodes MKSISRKLGLVEKWMELGHELGSGLIVNIAEIEGDVKPEIVQQALKLVQKRHPMLQVYIVETEDGMYFQSEGITEIPLQVIYQKHENEGWKIAEKELHTKFPPGKIPLCRLTLLYSPENQTTCQMIITFHHGIVDGISCMQFINDLLLYCQKIVAGENIPQVESLELMPAIENLVNYDLIPEAEITKTSVNEQINLEPQLIIEGKASANERFSKILPRNLSQDMTKMLITKCKQEETTVHGAICAAMLFAFRKLLNAKEQINLSYGLPVNLRKSCQPEINTQNLGCFISVLGFNQLVGKNTSFWDLARKCKSKIHNSLISGIPLNLLKQNRFRSPDRELMAKSVISKEDKMGRNNAFAISNRGKFQFEYKQEQIKIKDLYFATGQHLGGDCFWLGVVTLNDQIFFSFVYVDPVISDQTANKFADYVIHILHNSCTK; translated from the coding sequence ATGAAATCAATCTCTAGAAAACTGGGTTTAGTTGAAAAGTGGATGGAACTAGGCCACGAGTTAGGGAGTGGACTAATTGTAAATATTGCGGAAATAGAAGGAGATGTAAAGCCTGAGATTGTTCAACAAGCACTTAAATTAGTTCAAAAACGTCATCCCATGCTGCAAGTTTATATTGTGGAAACTGAAGATGGGATGTATTTTCAATCTGAGGGAATAACAGAAATTCCCCTACAAGTGATTTATCAAAAACATGAAAACGAAGGATGGAAAATAGCAGAGAAAGAACTACATACAAAATTTCCTCCAGGTAAAATTCCTCTTTGTCGTCTAACTCTGTTGTATTCCCCAGAAAATCAAACTACCTGTCAAATGATTATCACATTCCATCATGGTATTGTTGATGGGATATCCTGTATGCAGTTTATTAATGACTTACTGCTTTATTGTCAAAAAATTGTAGCTGGTGAAAATATACCACAGGTAGAATCACTGGAATTAATGCCAGCTATAGAAAACCTAGTTAATTATGACCTTATCCCAGAAGCAGAAATTACAAAAACTTCAGTTAATGAACAAATTAACCTCGAACCACAATTAATTATTGAAGGTAAAGCATCTGCAAATGAACGGTTTAGTAAAATCTTGCCACGAAACCTGAGTCAAGATATGACTAAGATGCTAATTACCAAATGTAAACAAGAGGAAACCACTGTTCATGGTGCTATTTGTGCAGCAATGTTATTTGCTTTTAGAAAATTACTCAATGCAAAAGAACAGATCAATTTATCTTACGGGTTGCCTGTAAATTTAAGAAAATCTTGTCAACCTGAGATTAATACCCAAAATTTAGGTTGTTTTATCTCTGTGCTTGGCTTTAATCAGCTAGTTGGTAAAAATACATCTTTTTGGGATTTAGCCAGAAAATGTAAATCAAAAATACATAATTCTTTGATTAGTGGTATACCATTAAATTTGCTAAAACAGAACAGATTTCGCAGTCCTGATAGAGAGTTGATGGCTAAATCTGTAATTAGCAAAGAGGACAAAATGGGAAGAAACAATGCTTTTGCAATTTCCAATAGAGGTAAATTCCAATTTGAATATAAACAAGAGCAAATAAAAATCAAAGACTTATATTTTGCTACAGGTCAACATCTTGGTGGTGATTGTTTTTGGTTGGGAGTTGTTACATTAAATGATCAGATATTTTTCAGCTTTGTTTATGTAGATCCTGTCATAAGTGATCAAACAGCAAATAAATTTGCTGATTATGTTATTCATATCTTACATAATTCATGCACCAAATAA
- a CDS encoding glycosyltransferase, translating to MTHYGLICPASTGHWNTMLPLGKELQQRGHRVTLIGVPDAQPKAQAAGLEFQVMGETECPPGSTAEDLAKLGELSGQEALKYTIKLFTEQINIKLRDIPKIVKDAGIEALLIDQTFAEGGTIAEICGMPFITICSAVVLNREPGVPPFMTNWNYNPAWWGILRNKLGYKLLNKATQPITELIDSYRQENNLPAYSQVNNRYSPLAQISQQPAELEFPRKELPQWFHFTGPYHNSTGREVVDFPFDKLTGQPLIYASLGTLQNRLLPVFQTIAEACKDLDAQLVISLGGSADPQVLQGLPGNPLVVRYAPQLQLLEKANLTITHAGLNTTLECLTNGVPMVAIPIANDQPGVASRIVWSGCGEAIPVKKVNVNNLRKAITKVLTEESYKKNALRLQAAIQKAGGVKRAVDIIEQAISTGKPVLK from the coding sequence ATGACTCATTACGGCTTAATTTGCCCGGCATCCACTGGTCATTGGAACACCATGTTACCATTAGGCAAAGAATTACAACAACGTGGCCACCGTGTTACCCTGATAGGTGTTCCTGATGCACAACCCAAAGCACAAGCAGCAGGTTTAGAATTTCAAGTCATGGGTGAAACAGAATGTCCCCCAGGTTCAACAGCAGAAGATTTGGCTAAATTAGGTGAATTAAGTGGACAGGAAGCCTTAAAATACACAATCAAACTCTTTACAGAACAAATCAACATCAAACTCAGAGACATCCCCAAAATTGTCAAAGATGCAGGTATAGAAGCACTATTAATAGATCAGACTTTTGCAGAAGGTGGTACTATCGCTGAAATTTGTGGGATGCCTTTTATTACTATTTGTAGTGCAGTAGTTTTAAATCGAGAACCCGGTGTTCCACCATTTATGACAAATTGGAATTATAACCCAGCTTGGTGGGGAATACTTCGTAATAAATTAGGTTATAAATTATTAAATAAAGCAACTCAACCGATTACAGAATTAATAGATAGCTATCGTCAAGAAAACAATTTACCTGCATATTCTCAAGTTAATAATCGTTATTCTCCATTAGCGCAAATTAGTCAACAACCTGCTGAATTAGAATTTCCCAGAAAAGAGTTACCTCAGTGGTTTCATTTTACAGGACCATATCATAATTCTACAGGTCGGGAAGTTGTTGATTTTCCCTTTGATAAATTAACCGGACAACCATTAATTTATGCCTCATTGGGAACTTTGCAAAATCGTTTATTACCAGTTTTTCAAACTATTGCCGAAGCTTGCAAGGATTTAGATGCACAATTAGTTATTTCTTTAGGTGGTTCAGCCGATCCTCAAGTTCTCCAAGGACTACCAGGAAATCCTTTAGTAGTGCGTTATGCACCCCAGTTACAACTATTAGAAAAAGCCAATCTCACCATTACCCATGCAGGACTAAATACTACATTGGAATGTTTAACAAATGGTGTGCCAATGGTAGCAATTCCCATTGCTAATGATCAACCAGGAGTAGCTTCCCGGATAGTTTGGTCAGGATGTGGGGAAGCTATTCCTGTGAAGAAAGTGAATGTGAATAATTTGCGGAAAGCAATTACAAAAGTCCTCACGGAAGAATCATATAAAAAGAATGCTTTGAGGTTGCAAGCTGCAATTCAAAAAGCGGGAGGAGTAAAGCGAGCGGTTGATATTATAGAACAGGCTATTTCTACAGGGAAGCCTGTTTTGAAATAG
- a CDS encoding dihydrofolate reductase — protein MALISLIAAISEDRILADSKKEHIRGGIPWDIPSDIRYFKEITWRHPVIMGRKTYATFNHPLPNRTNIIVTRNIDYQAPGCLVFHSLYQAIQWSKMSETEEIFIAGGEQIYTQAMEFANKLYLTIVEGSFEGDIYFPEFSHFGKLTKEEKLQENGFRFKFVEIERC, from the coding sequence ATGGCTCTTATTAGTCTCATAGCTGCTATTTCCGAAGATCGTATTTTAGCTGATTCCAAAAAAGAACACATTCGCGGGGGTATTCCTTGGGATATTCCTAGTGATATACGTTATTTTAAAGAAATTACTTGGCGACATCCTGTAATTATGGGTCGTAAAACCTATGCGACTTTTAATCACCCATTGCCAAATCGTACTAATATTATTGTGACTAGAAATATTGATTATCAAGCTCCTGGATGTTTGGTTTTCCATTCTCTGTATCAGGCAATTCAATGGAGTAAGATGAGTGAAACAGAAGAGATATTTATTGCTGGTGGAGAACAAATTTATACTCAGGCTATGGAATTTGCTAATAAGCTATATTTGACAATTGTGGAAGGTAGTTTTGAGGGTGATATATATTTTCCTGAATTTAGCCACTTTGGCAAATTAACCAAAGAAGAAAAATTACAGGAAAATGGTTTTAGGTTTAAATTTGTGGAAATTGAAAGATGTTAA